DNA sequence from the Caulobacter segnis genome:
GTTCGCCCAGCCGACCTTCACCGACTATTCGACCAAGCGCGGCGAGACGCGCGAAGTCGCCCTGGCCGACGGTTCGCGGCTGACCCTGGGCGGCGCGACCACCCTGCGCGTCCATCTCGACGCCAAGCAGCGCGACGTGACCCTGGTCGATGGCGAGGCGAGCTTCGACGTCGCCCATCTGGAGAACCGCCCCTTCCTCGTGATCGTGGGCGCGCGCCAGGTGCGGGTGCTGGGCACGGAGTTCAACATCCTGCACCACGCCGGAAGCCTCGCCGTCTCCGTGCGTCGCGGCCTAGTGTCGGTCTCCGGTGGTCCCGAGGGCGCGGTGCGCCTGGCTCGCGGCCAGCAACTGGCCCAGGCGCCCGGCGCGGTCGCCAAGGTTCGAGACGTCGAGCCCGACACCGCCTTCGCCTGGAAATCCGGCAAGCTGATCTACGACCGCACGCCGCTGACTCAGGTCGTCGCCGAGCTCAACCGCTATGTCGCGACGCCAATCCGCGTTGATCCCAGCGCCGCCTCGGTGACAGTGTCGGGCGTACTGCTGGTCGACGAGGAGGCCGCCATGGTCCGGCGCCTGGAACTGTTCGCGCCCATCGTCGCCGAGACGACGTCCAACGGGGTGATCCTCAAGGCCAAGTCGGCGCGCCGCTGACCGTGCGGGGCAGGATCGACCGCGGCGGGCGCCTCTGGGCCGTGGCCCTAGGAGCGGGCCTGGCCGGCTTCGCCGGCTCGGTGCAAGCCGCGCCGCGCTTCTTCGCCAGCCGCCAATCCCCTGTCGTGCGGCTGCAGATCGCCGCCAAGCCCGTCCATGCGGCCCTGATCGATTTCGCCCTGCAGGCGGAGCTGTCACTGGGCGGGGATCTGGAGGCCTGCAACGGCCAATCGCCGGCCCTGGCCGGTCGTCTGTCGGTCACGGTCGCGCTCGACCGCCTGCTGGCCGGCAGCGGCTGCGGCTACGGCCAACCCGATCCGCATACGGTGATCATCCGTCGCTTGGCCGCCCCACCGCGTCCAGCCAAGTCCGCCCCAGCGGTCGCGCCGCTGGGCCTGGGCGAGGTCGTGATCACTGCTCAGCGTTATCCCAACCTGCCCGGCCGTACGCCCTACGCCATCTCGGTGGTGTCGGGCGGCGCCCTCGAGCGCGAGGCGGTCACCAGCCTCTACGACCTGACCGGTCAGGTCGCGGGGATGACCGTGACCAATCTGGGCCCCGGGCGCGACAAGGTGCTGTTGCGCGGCCTGTCGGACGGCGCCTTCACGGGCCAGGCCCAGTCGATGGTGGCGCTCTATCTGGACGATGTACCGATCACCTACAACGCGCCCGACCCGGATCTGCGGCTGGCCGATGTGGAGCGGGTGGAGATCATGCGCGGCCCCCAGGGCACGCTCTACGGCGGCGGCACGCTCGGCGGGGTGATACGGATCGCCACCCGCAAAGCCGATCTTGACCGTTATCAGGCCAGCATCCTGGCCGGCGTCGGCTGGACAAAGGGCGGCGATCGGAGCGACGAGTTGGAGGCGATGGCCAATCTGCCGATCGTCCATGGTCGCTTGGCCCTGCGCGCCGTCATCTATCGCGACCAGCAAGGCGGCTACATCTCCAACCGCGCCCTGGGGCTCAAGCACGCCAATGGCTCCGAACGGGCTGGCGTGCGAGCCAGCCTCCGGGCGGCCCTGGCCCCGGGTTGGACCGCGACGCTGGGCCTCACCAACCAGTCGATCAACAACAATGACACCCAGTATGGCCTGCGTAGACTCGGCCCCAAGGTCCGCGACACGGTTGTTCGCGAGCCCCACGAAAACGACTTCGACCACCTGTCGCTGACCCTGGCCGGCGAGGGCGATTGGGGACGCACGACGGGATCGGTCTCGCGGCTCTCCCACCATTTCGGCAGTCGCTACGACGCGACCTCGGTCTCGACACTCTATGGTCTGGCCGGGGCGCCGGCGGCGTTCGACGAGGACAAGGGCACCGACCTGACCGTGGCCGAGGTGACCTACGCCACGCCCGGCGAGCATCGGCTGCATGGCCTCGTCGGCGCGTTCGCCTCGACGGGGTCCATCCGGCTTAGCGCCAGCCTGCACGCGCTTCCCGCCGGCTCGCCCGCCGCCTATGCCGAGCGGCGGCGCGACACCATCCGCGAGACCGCGCTCTACGGCGAGGCGACCTTCGACGCCACACCGCGCCTGTCGGCGACGGCGGGCCTGCGCTGGTTCGATTTCCGGTTCGACACCGACTCGACGATCACCCAGTCGGCGGGCCAGCGGCGGACGATCCAGTCCGCCGACGCCGCGGGCTTTTCTTCCAAGATCCTGATTAGCTATGACGCCAGACCCGGCCTGCTGTTCTACGCTCAGACC
Encoded proteins:
- a CDS encoding FecR family protein; this translates as MTESVHQDPIQRAAADWFARLQGDAALEDWTAFQAWLEADPEHAAAYEAVEAVWLDLEDLPANDILAEPADQAPLAANVIPLRRPSASSRRGVLIGVGVAAAAAVVALVAAPRFAQPTFTDYSTKRGETREVALADGSRLTLGGATTLRVHLDAKQRDVTLVDGEASFDVAHLENRPFLVIVGARQVRVLGTEFNILHHAGSLAVSVRRGLVSVSGGPEGAVRLARGQQLAQAPGAVAKVRDVEPDTAFAWKSGKLIYDRTPLTQVVAELNRYVATPIRVDPSAASVTVSGVLLVDEEAAMVRRLELFAPIVAETTSNGVILKAKSARR
- a CDS encoding TonB-dependent receptor domain-containing protein yields the protein MRGRIDRGGRLWAVALGAGLAGFAGSVQAAPRFFASRQSPVVRLQIAAKPVHAALIDFALQAELSLGGDLEACNGQSPALAGRLSVTVALDRLLAGSGCGYGQPDPHTVIIRRLAAPPRPAKSAPAVAPLGLGEVVITAQRYPNLPGRTPYAISVVSGGALEREAVTSLYDLTGQVAGMTVTNLGPGRDKVLLRGLSDGAFTGQAQSMVALYLDDVPITYNAPDPDLRLADVERVEIMRGPQGTLYGGGTLGGVIRIATRKADLDRYQASILAGVGWTKGGDRSDELEAMANLPIVHGRLALRAVIYRDQQGGYISNRALGLKHANGSERAGVRASLRAALAPGWTATLGLTNQSINNNDTQYGLRRLGPKVRDTVVREPHENDFDHLSLTLAGEGDWGRTTGSVSRLSHHFGSRYDATSVSTLYGLAGAPAAFDEDKGTDLTVAEVTYATPGEHRLHGLVGAFASTGSIRLSASLHALPAGSPAAYAERRRDTIRETALYGEATFDATPRLSATAGLRWFDFRFDTDSTITQSAGQRRTIQSADAAGFSSKILISYDARPGLLFYAQTAEGYRPGGFNTAGRIGQIFDAAGTPPSRYKADELWNYELGVKLRAFDDRLQGRAAVFYATWESVQSDQYLVDGAAYTANIGNGDNRGVEAEAAFRVSERLDLRAAALLNDPEVTKLNLAFSTRKYASLPGVARASASLGFDYHRDLANGPTLRLQGQASYVGGSYLTFDADTSHEMGEYLGLRGVASLTTPGWTLAATLDNPLNSRANSFSFGNPFLITRDQIITPPRPRTLTVRLTARF